The genomic DNA CCGGCCAGCACAGCGTCAATGGCGAACGCTTCATGGTCCGCTGCCGCAAGCTGGTGCTGGGCCTGGGGTCGCAGCCGGTGCTGCCGCCCTGCTGCGACCGGCGCGAAGCGCCCTACATCCACAGCGCCGACTATCTGCGGCACAAGGAACAGCTGCAACGACGGACGTCGATCACCATCGTGGGTAGCGGCCAGAGCGCGGCCGAGGTGTTCCACGACCTGCTGCGCGACAGCGACGAACACGACTACAGCCTGGCCTGGATCACCCGTTCGCCGCGCTTTTTCCAGATGGAGAACACCAAGCTCACGCTGGAACTGATTTCCCCCGACTACACCAATTATTTCTACGACCTGCCCGAGGCTCGCCGCCGCCAGATCCTGGCCGAGCAGAGCAGCCTGTACAAGGGCATCAACGCGTCGCTGATCAACCAGATCTACGACCTGCTCGATGAAAGGATCCACAACGGCGACAACCGCTACACGCTGCTGACCAATGCCGAATTGCGCGGCAGCCGCCATGACCGCGGCACCGGCCGCTACCAGCTGGAATTCCGCCACGTCGATACCGGCCAGCCGTTCTCGCATTCGACCGATGGCCTGGTGCTGGCCACCGGCTATGCGCGCAGCATCCCCAGCTGCGTCAATCCCATCCACGACCGCATCGCCTGGGCCGACGATGGCGGCTACCGCATCGCGCGCAACTACACCATCGACCATGGCGGCAACGAGATCTTCGTGCAGAACAGCGGCCTGCTCAGCCATGGCGTCACCAATCCGGACCTGGGCTTCTGCTGCTACCGCAACTCGCAGATCCTGCGCGAACTGACCGGCCACGAGCATTACGCCATCGAACCGCGCACCGCCTTGCAGGATTTCCGTCCGCCGGCCGGCGGCGTGCTGGCGCATCGCGCGGCGCAAGCGGCGCCGGCGTGCCGCGGCGGCGTGGCGCCGGAACTGATGCCCCTGCTGGACGGCCATCGCGCCGCCACGGTCTGATACCCCGGGAGCCCGCCATGATCACCATGACCGCCGCCTTCCTGGGCGAGATCGACCGCCAGGCGCGCAGCCACTATGACGAGGGCGCGGGCCTGGCGCTGCGGCCGCTCGATCCCGCCGCCGATGCCGCGCTGCTGCGCCAGTGGTTCGCGATGGACTACGCCCGTTTCTGGTCGATGCAGACCTTCACCGAAGCGCAGGTGCGCGAGTTCTACGAAGCGCTGACCGACAGCGGCCACGCCGGCGCCTGGCTCGGCAGCCACGACGGCCGCCCCGCTTTCCTGGTCGAGTGCTACGACCCCGCCCACGACCAGGTCGGCGAGCACTACCCGGTGCGCCCCGGCGACCTCGGCATGCACATCTTCATCGGCCCGCCGCGCGTGCGCATCCCGAATTTCAGCCGCAACGTGCTGGCCTTCGTGATGCGCTTCATGTTCGACCGCCTCCAGGCCCGGCGCGTGGTGGTGGAACCCGACAGCAACAACAGCAAGATCCATGCGCTCAACCTGGCCATGGGTTTTGTCTACGCCGGCCAGGCGCGTTTTCGCGAGAAGACCGCCAGCATCGCCTTCTGCACCCGGCAGCAATTTGAACAGGCCCAACTCCAGGAGTCTTCCCTATGAGCACCCAGCCCCATCCCGCCCAGATCGCCAGCCACCTCGCTCCCGAGGTCTGGGACAAAGTGAACCGCCTGCTGGTGAAGAAGGCCATCTCGGAATATGCCCACGAATGGCTGCTGGAGCCCGAACGGCTCGGCCCCGCCGAGGCGCCCGGCTTTGACCGCTACCGCCTGGTGCTGGCCGACGGCCATGCCGAATACCAGTTCGACGCGCAGCTGATGGCCATGCGCCACTGGCGCATCCCGGCCGAGTCCATCAGCAAGACCATGGCCGGCACGCCCGCGCCGCTGGACGCGCTGCAGTTCGTCATCGAGATCCGCGACAAGCTCGGCATGCCCGAGGACCGCCTGCCGATCTACCTGGACGAGATCACCAGCACGCTGCACGGCAGCGCCTACAAGCACACCCGCGCCGCGCCCGCGGCCGCCGAATTGGCGCTGGCCGATTACCAGACCATCGAGACCTCGATGATCGAGGGCCACCCCAGCTTCGTGGCCAACAACGGCCGCCTGGGCTTCGACGCCGAAGACTACCACGTCTACGCCCCGGAGTGCGCCAGCCCGATCCGCGTGATGTGGCTCGCGGTGCACAAGGACAACGCCCACTTCGCCTGCCTGTCGACCATGGACTACGACAGCCTGCTGCGCGACGAACTGGGCGCCGACACCGTCGCCCGCCACACGCAGACGCTGCGCGATCAGGGCCTGGACCCGGCCGACTACTTCCTCATGCCGTCGCACCCGTGGCAGTGGTTCAACAAATTGTCGCTGGCGTTCGCGCCCTACGTGGCCTCGCGCAAGATCGTGTGCCTGGGCTACGGCGACGATGACTACCTGGCGCAGCAGTCGATCCGCACCTTCTACAACATCAGCCAGCCGGGCAAGCACTACGTGAAGACCTCGCTGTCGATCCTGAACATGGGCTTCATGCGCGGACTGTCGCCTTACTACATGTCCGGCACGCCGGCGATCAACGAGTACATCCACGGCCTGATCAACGCCGATCCGTGGCTGCGGGAGAACGGCTTCACCATCTTGCGCGAAGCGGCCTCGCTGGGGTTCCGCAACTACTACTACGAAGCGGCCATCTCGGTCGACACGCCCTACAAGAAGATGTTCTCGGCGCTGTGGCGCGAGAACCCCACCGCGCTGATCGGCGCCAACCAGCGCCTGATGACCATGGCCGCGCTGCTGCACGTCGATCCGCAGGGCCGCGCGCTGCTGCCGGAACTGATCCGCGCCTCGGGGCTGGATGCCGCCGCATGGCTGGAGCGCTACGTCGACGCCTACCTTACGCCGCTGGTGCATTGCTTCTATGCCCACGACCTGGTGTTCATGCCGCACGGCGAGAACGTCATCCTGGTGGTCCAGGACCACGTGCCGGTGCGCGCCTTCATGAAGGACATCGCCGAGGAATCGTCGATCCTCAACCCGAACGCCGCCCTGCCCGAGAACGCCCGCCGCCTGGCCGCCGACGTGCCCGAGGAATACAAGCTGCTGACCATCTTCGTGGACGTGTTCGAAGGCTACTTCCGCCATCTGTCCCAGGTGCTGGTCGACAACGGCGTGATGGACGAGGACGCCTTCTG from Achromobacter xylosoxidans includes the following:
- a CDS encoding lysine N(6)-hydroxylase/L-ornithine N(5)-oxygenase family protein, with translation MNREIYDFVAIGLGPFNLSLACLSAPLPGVRALFLDKKPGFDWHPGMLIEASTLQNPFLADLVSLADPRSEYSYLNYCKQTGRIYSYYMRENHYLTRAEYNRYCKWVAARLPNLRFNSDVQSVLHDPETDTYLVTGQHSVNGERFMVRCRKLVLGLGSQPVLPPCCDRREAPYIHSADYLRHKEQLQRRTSITIVGSGQSAAEVFHDLLRDSDEHDYSLAWITRSPRFFQMENTKLTLELISPDYTNYFYDLPEARRRQILAEQSSLYKGINASLINQIYDLLDERIHNGDNRYTLLTNAELRGSRHDRGTGRYQLEFRHVDTGQPFSHSTDGLVLATGYARSIPSCVNPIHDRIAWADDGGYRIARNYTIDHGGNEIFVQNSGLLSHGVTNPDLGFCCYRNSQILRELTGHEHYAIEPRTALQDFRPPAGGVLAHRAAQAAPACRGGVAPELMPLLDGHRAATV
- a CDS encoding GNAT family N-acetyltransferase, with translation MITMTAAFLGEIDRQARSHYDEGAGLALRPLDPAADAALLRQWFAMDYARFWSMQTFTEAQVREFYEALTDSGHAGAWLGSHDGRPAFLVECYDPAHDQVGEHYPVRPGDLGMHIFIGPPRVRIPNFSRNVLAFVMRFMFDRLQARRVVVEPDSNNSKIHALNLAMGFVYAGQARFREKTASIAFCTRQQFEQAQLQESSL
- a CDS encoding IucA/IucC family protein, with amino-acid sequence MSTQPHPAQIASHLAPEVWDKVNRLLVKKAISEYAHEWLLEPERLGPAEAPGFDRYRLVLADGHAEYQFDAQLMAMRHWRIPAESISKTMAGTPAPLDALQFVIEIRDKLGMPEDRLPIYLDEITSTLHGSAYKHTRAAPAAAELALADYQTIETSMIEGHPSFVANNGRLGFDAEDYHVYAPECASPIRVMWLAVHKDNAHFACLSTMDYDSLLRDELGADTVARHTQTLRDQGLDPADYFLMPSHPWQWFNKLSLAFAPYVASRKIVCLGYGDDDYLAQQSIRTFYNISQPGKHYVKTSLSILNMGFMRGLSPYYMSGTPAINEYIHGLINADPWLRENGFTILREAASLGFRNYYYEAAISVDTPYKKMFSALWRENPTALIGANQRLMTMAALLHVDPQGRALLPELIRASGLDAAAWLERYVDAYLTPLVHCFYAHDLVFMPHGENVILVVQDHVPVRAFMKDIAEESSILNPNAALPENARRLAADVPEEYKLLTIFVDVFEGYFRHLSQVLVDNGVMDEDAFWELVAGRIIAYQEAHPERLEKYRQYDLFAPEMIHSCLNRLQLANNLQMVNLADPIGSFQMAPNLANPIARHRPQWLGQADTAQALA